A DNA window from Thiothrix subterranea contains the following coding sequences:
- a CDS encoding M48 family metallopeptidase — protein MGRLTLVDGRVLDYQVRQSARAKYMRMNLSADKGLVVTQPVGVGEQQLRDWIHGKLDWITDNLPKVERYTAPLMDAPALPEYLEFPVTGERFRLVYTPTSRHNIAADIGDDGTLTLSGAVGNPEHCRYVLREWTKNYARYHLGQMLQQLATQTGLGYVSYSVKGQETRWGSCSTRGNINLNYKLVLLPVEWVRYTLIHELCHTVEMNHSTRFWALVAKFAPDYKAIHAQMKGAMQYLPDWTKGG, from the coding sequence ATGGGACGGTTGACATTGGTGGATGGGCGCGTGCTGGATTATCAGGTACGGCAATCAGCGCGAGCGAAATACATGCGGATGAACCTGTCGGCTGACAAGGGGTTGGTGGTGACACAGCCGGTCGGGGTGGGTGAGCAACAGTTACGTGACTGGATTCATGGCAAACTGGACTGGATTACTGACAACCTGCCCAAGGTGGAACGTTATACCGCACCCCTGATGGATGCGCCTGCCCTGCCTGAATACCTTGAGTTTCCGGTCACGGGCGAACGTTTCCGGCTGGTGTATACACCCACCTCGCGCCACAATATTGCGGCGGATATTGGGGATGATGGCACGCTGACCCTTTCCGGCGCGGTTGGCAACCCAGAACATTGCCGTTACGTGCTGCGTGAGTGGACGAAAAACTACGCCCGCTACCATCTGGGGCAGATGCTGCAACAACTGGCGACGCAGACCGGTCTGGGTTACGTCAGTTACAGTGTGAAGGGGCAGGAAACGCGCTGGGGAAGCTGTTCCACCCGTGGCAATATCAACCTCAACTACAAGCTGGTGCTGCTGCCGGTGGAATGGGTGCGTTACACCCTGATTCATGAACTTTGCCATACCGTGGAAATGAACCATTCCACGCGGTTTTGGGCGCTGGTGGCGAAGTTTGCGCCGGACTACAAGGCGATCCACGCGCAGATGAAGGGCGCAATGCAATACCTGCCGGACTGGACGAAGGGCGGCTGA